From a single Xiphophorus maculatus strain JP 163 A chromosome 5, X_maculatus-5.0-male, whole genome shotgun sequence genomic region:
- the LOC102235089 gene encoding suppressor of cytokine signaling 7, with product MNNAQDMSPDFVLMRLVSAAEEDRLEGENGNLPTGGVVVGLGKDVLAYSGVKSALDISRGPTETAGLEHPSSLLNKGQPSSDTTAAPDSGGTEGRAPQSSMDPQGFDFVPSPGLRPQLLVFSNIMRNGDGILDLDRRDALELGPAVNNNNNTPSPGDVERHHDLLDQRPSTLQSSADSSAESPGSAEMCHRHRFITNPHNWPLLSDRSGPLPGGDSRGQEDAVFELARRFGELGVGPRMLFKGAELPQCSCQGAQGSVDGQAEPRDDPTETSDALLVLEGLGSRGINGLGIEECPEVGLDDENGHGEFSLKRKREIIHKMSGTFSISSFQVELRTQIEKMGLPTTQAGSEGSAQVLAKSSTPAQNSPWTTTPNPSQASTPRRAKRCTSAPRTPTYRGAGGEKTFKVPGKSKKNSLKTRLSKLFRTKSCSGPNHILDKRPSVSYSVSSAMSLVDMEGGSGAEQDADSHREPRLTRAHSAFSPASLSASLSTFTGETVSLVDVDISLRGSKTSHPPTPPRRSLSLLDDIAGPQPGPFLVSIMGASLQSLPLPHPPLPPPSHSTIQHSLSLNDAFFRALPHSNPLPSDAAPPTRRAAPPVLCALRRSEASNFTASLRELEKCGWYWGPMNWEDAEVKLKGKLDGSFLVRDSSDPRYILSLSFRSQGVTHHTRMEHYRGTFSLWCHPKFEDRCHSVVEFIERAIMHSKNGKFLYFLRSRVPGLPPTPVQLLYPVSRFSNVKSLQHLCRFCIRQIVRIDHIQELPLPRSLISYLSKFYYYDPEEEMYLSINSIRRIVAAEQEANPQT from the exons ATGAACAACGCGCAAGATATGTCGCCCGATTTCGTGTTGATGCGCCTTGTGTCCGCAGCCGAGGAGGACCGCTTGGAGGGAGAAAACGGGAATTTGCCGACGGGAGGAGTGGTGGTCGGGCTGGGGAAGGATGTCCTGGCTTACAGCGGCGTTAAATCGGCTTTGGATATCAGCCGAGGTCCGACGGAGACGGCGGGGCTGGAGCATCCCAGCAGCCTCCTGAACAAAGGCCAGCCGAGCAGTGACACCACGGCGGCACCTGACAGCGGGGGGACGGAGGGCCGGGCCCCGCAGAGCTCCATGGACCCCCAGGGGTTCGACTTTGTCCCCAGCCCCGGCCTGCGACCGCAGCTGCTTGTCTTCTCCAATATAATGCGCAACGGAGATGGGATTTTGGATTTAGACCGTCGGGATGCGCTGGAATTGGGCCCAGCtgttaacaacaacaacaacacccCGAGTCCTGGAGACGTCGAGCGGCACCACGACCTGCTGGATCAGAGACCATCAACCTTGCAGTCTTCCGCCGATTCATCTGCGGAGAGTCCGGGATCTGCCGAGATGTGCCACCGGCATCGATTCATCACCAACCCCCACAACTGGCCCCTATTATCGGACAGATCCGGACCCCTTCCCGGAGGCGACTCTAGGGGCCAAGAGGACGCCGTGTTTGAGTTGGCAAGGCGGTTTGGTGAGCTAGGGGTCGGACCCAGGATGCTGTTTAAAGGAGCTGAGCTGCCGCAGTGCTCCTGCCAGGGCGCACAGGGTTCGGTAGATGGACAAGCAGAACCAAGAGACGACCCAACCGAGACCAGCGATGCGCTTTTGGTCCTGGAGGGGCTGGGGAGCAGAGGCATTAATGGCTTGGGTATAGAGGAGTGTCCGGAGGTTGGGTTGGATGATGAAAACGGACACGGTGAGTTTTCACTCAAAAGGAAACGGGAAATAATCCATAAGATGTCCGGGACTTTCTCCATCAGCAGCTTCCAAGTGGAACTGAGGACACAGATCGAAAAGATGGGCCTGCCGACGACCCAAGCAggttctgaaggttctgctCAGGTTTTAGCTAAGTCATCGACACCTGCCCAGAACTCACCTTGGACCACCACGCCAAACCCAAGCCAAGCTTCTACGCCCAGAAGAGCGAAGCGGTGCACCAGTGCGCCCCGGACTCCCACCTACCGGGGTGCAGGTGGAGAGAAAACGTTCAAAGTTCCGGGGAAGTCCAAAAAGAACTCGTTAAAGACCCGATTGAGTAAACTGTTCCGGACTAAAAGCTGCAGTGGGCCGAATCACATCCTGGACAAGAGACCCTCGGTGTCTTATTCAGTGTCCTCAGCCATGAGTCTGGTGGACATGGAAGGTGGATCTGGAGCCGAGCAGGATGCCGACAG CCACAGGGAACCCAGACTGACCAGGGCCCACAGTGCCTTCTCCCCTGCCTCCCTCTCTGCCTCCCTCTCAACTTTCACTG GCGAAACAGTTTCTCTGGTGGATGTGGATATTTCTCTACGAGGGTCGAAAACGTCGCATCCTCCAACTCCTCCACGCCGAAGCCTCAGTCTGCTgg ATGACATAGCGGGGCCTCAACCGGGGCCTTTCCTAGTTAGTATTATGGGCGCCTCCCTGCAGTCTCTCCCTCTTCctcaccctcctcttcctcctccctcccacTCCACCATCCAGCACAGTCTCAGCCTCAATG ATGCCTTTTTCCGGGCCCTTCCTCATTCGAATCCTTTGCCGTCGGACGCCGCTCCACCAACGAGACGGGCTGCTCCTCCGGTGCTGTGTGCGCTGCGGCGATCCGAAGCCAGCAACTTCACAGCCAGTCTGAGAGAGCTGGAGAAG TGCGGCTGGTACTGGGGTCCTATGAACTGGGAAGACGCTGAGGTGAAGCTGAAGGGTAAACTCGACGGATCGTTTTTGGTCCGAGACAGTTCTGACCCCAGATACATCCTGAGCCTGAGCTTCAGGTCGCAGGGAGTCACACACCACACGCGCATGGAGCACTATCGAG GGACATTCAGCCTGTGGTGTCATCCGAAGTTCGAGGACCGCTGCCATTCTGTGGTGGAATTCATTGAGCGCGCCATCATGCACTCCAAGAACGGCAAATTCCTCTACTTCCTCCGCTCCAGAGTtccag ggcTCCCACCAACTCCAGTTCAGCTCCTGTATCCTGTATCCCGCTTCAGCAACGTGAAGTCCTTGCAGCACCTCTGTCGCTTCTGCATTCGGCAAATAGTCCGCATCGACCACATCCAAGAGCTTCCACTGCCCAG ATCACTGATCTCCTACCTTAGTAAGTTTTATTACTACGACCCTGAGGAGGAGATGTATCTGTCAATCAATAGCATCCGGAGGATCGTAGCAGCAGAGCAGGAGGCCAACCCGCAGACGTAG